From Pedosphaera parvula Ellin514, one genomic window encodes:
- a CDS encoding acyl-CoA reductase — MNLPNYFLADLPPEATFSHQMIEDACRTLKRNREQYLTNRNTASLVRLIASVCDNWLDPEYPFRKYALHHGPKETGFSAAILAAGLDGFFKQVTAESLNALMVQELGHARRLDEPCATNEELKAQRAAMVTGPELLVHITGGCLPNPVLTSIILGLLVRSAQFVKCASGTSFLPRLFAHSLYEADGKLGSCLEIAEWKGGNAHLEKALFHEADCVTATGNDETLAEIKKHVPSRTRFLGYGHRVSFGYVTHQVLSSFSFKKVVARAANDVVAWNQLGCLSPHVIYVETGGSMSPEGFAEMLAEELAKREQSEPRGDLPPESAATISSRRAFYEVRAAHSPETRHWCSENSTAWTVIYEAEPRFQLSCLNRFIYVKSITGLTEALQNADTVRGKVSTVGLAATEERMQEMVTQLANWGVTRVCPLGKMQEPPFLWRHDGRPALGDLVTWTDWEQT, encoded by the coding sequence ATGAACTTGCCAAATTATTTTTTAGCTGATCTGCCGCCCGAGGCGACCTTCAGTCACCAAATGATTGAGGACGCGTGCCGGACGTTGAAGCGGAATCGCGAGCAGTATCTGACGAATCGCAACACGGCAAGTTTGGTTCGATTGATTGCGAGTGTTTGTGATAACTGGCTGGACCCGGAATATCCGTTTCGCAAATACGCATTGCACCATGGGCCGAAGGAGACGGGGTTTTCAGCGGCAATATTGGCGGCTGGTTTGGACGGATTTTTCAAACAAGTTACGGCAGAAAGTTTGAATGCGCTGATGGTGCAGGAGTTGGGACACGCACGGCGTTTGGATGAACCGTGCGCCACGAATGAAGAATTGAAAGCGCAACGGGCGGCGATGGTGACCGGGCCGGAGCTTTTGGTGCATATCACGGGTGGATGCCTGCCGAATCCAGTGTTGACGAGCATCATCCTAGGCTTGCTGGTGCGTTCGGCACAGTTTGTAAAATGTGCGAGCGGGACTTCCTTCCTGCCGCGATTGTTTGCGCATTCGTTGTATGAAGCGGATGGAAAGCTGGGATCGTGTTTGGAGATTGCCGAGTGGAAGGGTGGGAACGCGCATCTGGAGAAAGCATTGTTTCATGAAGCGGATTGTGTGACGGCGACGGGGAACGACGAGACTTTGGCGGAGATCAAAAAACATGTGCCATCCAGGACACGTTTCCTAGGCTATGGGCATCGCGTGAGTTTTGGATATGTGACACACCAAGTGCTGTCCAGCTTTAGCTTTAAGAAAGTCGTGGCCCGGGCGGCGAATGATGTGGTGGCGTGGAACCAATTGGGTTGTTTGTCACCGCATGTGATTTATGTTGAGACTGGTGGGAGCATGTCGCCCGAAGGTTTTGCGGAGATGCTGGCCGAGGAACTGGCGAAGCGGGAGCAATCCGAGCCGAGGGGAGATTTGCCGCCGGAGTCGGCCGCGACGATTTCATCGCGGCGCGCGTTCTACGAAGTGAGAGCGGCGCATTCGCCGGAGACACGACATTGGTGCAGCGAGAATTCAACGGCCTGGACGGTGATTTATGAAGCTGAACCGAGGTTTCAGTTGTCCTGTTTGAACCGTTTTATTTATGTAAAAAGTATCACGGGATTAACGGAGGCGTTACAAAATGCCGATACGGTCCGGGGCAAGGTTTCGACGGTGGGACTGGCGGCGACGGAGGAGCGGATGCAGGAGATGGTGACGCAGTTGGCGAACTGGGGAGTGACGCGGGTGTGTCCATTGGGGAAGATGCAAGAGCCGCCTTTTTTGTGGCGTCACGATGGCCGGCCGGCGTTGGGAGACTTGGTAACGTGGACGGATTGGGAGCAGACGTGA